A stretch of Aureispira sp. CCB-E DNA encodes these proteins:
- a CDS encoding sugar kinase — MGLQKDNLIIIKGESRMKQLKKRFNTKKQAKFYMSSKGINIDQVESEDEAIERSVEAAQKISTNMMRTQVVEQNFLPNFSFGEDDVVVVIGHDGLVANTAKYVHNKPILGVNPDPELYDGILLPFTLNNYQKAVENVKKNNYLSKKVTMAEAKLNDGQRLLAFNDFFIGHQSHKSARYKVHFQNKEENQSSSGIIISTGAGSTGWLSSLINMANCISAQFGNSTSIQQQRLSWETDQLVFIVREPFLSRASNIQLTTGFITHQHQLQLESSMPKEGVIFSDGVMDDFIEFNSGAIVQIGIAKEKAILVTG, encoded by the coding sequence ATGGGGTTACAAAAAGATAACTTAATCATTATTAAGGGCGAATCTAGAATGAAGCAACTCAAAAAACGCTTCAATACCAAGAAGCAGGCTAAGTTCTATATGAGTAGCAAAGGTATCAATATAGATCAGGTAGAAAGTGAAGATGAGGCCATAGAGCGTTCGGTCGAAGCAGCTCAAAAAATATCCACCAACATGATGCGGACGCAAGTGGTCGAGCAAAACTTTTTGCCTAATTTCTCATTTGGAGAGGATGATGTTGTTGTTGTTATTGGGCACGATGGATTAGTTGCCAATACCGCCAAGTATGTGCACAACAAACCAATCTTGGGGGTCAATCCTGATCCCGAATTATACGATGGCATTTTGCTGCCTTTCACATTAAACAACTATCAAAAAGCGGTTGAAAATGTCAAAAAAAACAACTACCTGTCCAAAAAAGTGACCATGGCAGAAGCAAAACTCAACGATGGGCAAAGGCTACTAGCGTTTAATGATTTTTTTATTGGGCACCAGTCTCATAAATCGGCACGATACAAAGTCCATTTTCAAAATAAAGAGGAAAATCAGTCTTCTAGTGGCATCATAATTTCCACTGGTGCAGGGTCAACGGGTTGGCTGAGTTCTTTGATTAATATGGCCAACTGCATTTCTGCCCAATTTGGAAATAGCACCTCGATACAGCAACAACGACTATCATGGGAAACCGATCAGCTTGTTTTTATTGTTCGAGAACCGTTTTTGAGCCGTGCTTCTAATATCCAATTAACGACTGGTTTTATCACCCATCAACATCAGTTACAACTAGAATCAAGTATGCCTAAAGAAGGTGTTATTTTTAGTGATGGTGTGATGGATGATTTTATAGAATTCAATTCTGGTGCCATTGTGCAAATTGGCATTGCTAAAGAGAAAGCGATTTTGGTAACGGGCTAA
- a CDS encoding SPFH domain-containing protein, which yields MFGFKFIKFDAMTYVLQYKNGGIKQEGRGLSFWYYQPTTSIAAIPMGSDDAPFIFEDSTKDFQTVTVQGEITYQITDPKRLADLLDFTVNSKGKRISDDYQKLSQRIINEAQAAASVFLGNNTLKDAMAGSKVLEKAILTQLQNSEAIQSIGIQPLSIIVLSVKPTPEMARALEAETREALQIESDEAIYKRRNFAVEQERAIKESELNTEIAVEEKKKQIADKKMEAEIKKAENDRALREMKLNADIAVEESRKQLIELQSENKRKAADAEAYRLEKMLALYKGMDWKTIMALNGKSDPKLNVALAFRELAENSGNIQNLNISPDLLSDLIK from the coding sequence ATGTTTGGATTTAAATTTATCAAATTCGATGCAATGACTTATGTCCTTCAGTATAAAAATGGAGGTATTAAGCAAGAAGGCAGAGGGCTTTCATTTTGGTATTATCAGCCAACAACTTCCATTGCTGCGATTCCAATGGGTAGTGATGATGCTCCCTTCATTTTTGAAGACTCTACCAAGGATTTTCAAACGGTTACCGTGCAAGGGGAAATCACTTATCAAATCACAGATCCCAAACGATTGGCGGATTTACTCGATTTCACAGTCAATTCCAAAGGGAAAAGAATATCCGACGATTATCAAAAATTATCACAACGTATTATTAATGAAGCACAAGCCGCAGCTAGTGTTTTTCTAGGTAATAACACCTTAAAAGATGCGATGGCAGGTTCTAAAGTTCTAGAAAAAGCCATTCTAACACAACTTCAAAACTCAGAAGCCATCCAATCAATAGGTATTCAGCCACTAAGTATCATTGTACTATCTGTAAAACCTACTCCTGAAATGGCTCGTGCATTAGAGGCTGAAACTCGTGAAGCGCTGCAAATTGAATCGGATGAAGCAATTTATAAACGTCGCAATTTTGCTGTAGAACAAGAACGTGCCATCAAAGAATCAGAGCTGAATACAGAAATTGCCGTAGAGGAAAAGAAGAAGCAAATTGCCGACAAAAAAATGGAGGCAGAAATCAAAAAGGCAGAAAATGATAGAGCACTCCGAGAAATGAAACTCAATGCAGATATTGCCGTAGAGGAAAGTCGCAAACAGCTTATTGAATTACAATCAGAAAACAAACGAAAAGCAGCTGATGCAGAAGCTTACCGACTAGAAAAAATGCTTGCTCTATACAAAGGTATGGATTGGAAAACCATCATGGCTTTGAATGGCAAAAGTGATCCCAAATTAAATGTGGCACTTGCCTTTAGAGAACTAGCCGAAAACTCAGGCAATATACAGAATCTCAACATCAGCCCTGATTTACTCAGCGATCTAATCAAGTAA
- a CDS encoding BlaI/MecI/CopY family transcriptional regulator yields MKLSKTEEELMQHIWRLENVFMKDILEAYEEPKPATTTIATLLKRIRDKGFIDYKTFGKSRKYYPLVSKSDYFGKHFRGLLQNFFGNSASRFASFFTQSTDLTKDELEALRAVIDEEIKKKDE; encoded by the coding sequence ATGAAATTATCAAAGACAGAAGAAGAACTAATGCAGCATATTTGGCGATTGGAAAATGTGTTTATGAAAGACATTCTAGAAGCCTATGAGGAGCCTAAGCCAGCAACAACAACTATAGCTACTTTGCTAAAGAGAATTCGAGACAAAGGATTTATAGATTATAAAACGTTTGGAAAGTCTAGGAAGTACTATCCTCTAGTTAGTAAGTCGGATTATTTTGGAAAGCACTTTAGAGGCTTGCTTCAAAATTTTTTTGGAAACTCTGCCAGTCGATTTGCTTCTTTTTTTACACAATCAACAGATTTGACAAAAGACGAATTGGAAGCCTTAAGAGCAGTCATTGATGAAGAGATTAAAAAGAAAGACGAATGA
- a CDS encoding M56 family metallopeptidase: protein MMLYILKSGLCLGLILGGYRLFLEREKMAVFNRWFLLFGLLYSFIVPLISIEYTVIVSEIESIPVYLFDENIMTANHVPQEKSWNWMYYLTMGYGIVVFILMIRLSYHLNNLWQTIKKHQQVNFRGAQLVLLHGDNLPYTFGRYIFVSEELYRMGKIEEELYLHELAHVRQWHSIDVLVVEVLQVFFWFNPILILYKKVIQLNHEFLADSQVIQEFPTIASYQHLLLDKIAQKQSVSLTSNFNFLSTKKRLTMMTKNTSWLKAYSLASMTIPLFCGLLVLFSNKVEAQITPSKTEIKKELELKEMYFQHATFVISRNKDQKVYKSYNTLTEEKKRMLPPPPPMQDQSKELKPLPEGTLVYLDQDNKVRISMAANGDIPPPPPPPCPPTPLAPPPPSPKPFPEAYPSPKAQPKKFPKREATVGMMEEFNAIIRHYNAQPNEEKRLEEKDLARLVATRALMSKEQADKIDASYVSIANKEVERLKKEGRFRADR from the coding sequence ATGATGCTTTATATTTTAAAATCAGGATTGTGCCTAGGACTTATTTTAGGGGGCTATCGATTGTTTTTAGAACGAGAAAAAATGGCTGTATTTAATCGGTGGTTTTTGTTATTTGGATTGCTGTATTCTTTTATTGTACCACTTATTAGTATTGAATACACTGTAATTGTTTCAGAAATAGAGTCTATACCTGTGTACTTGTTCGATGAAAATATAATGACAGCGAATCATGTACCTCAAGAAAAAAGTTGGAATTGGATGTATTATCTGACAATGGGGTATGGCATAGTTGTATTTATTTTGATGATTCGGTTGAGCTATCACTTGAATAATTTGTGGCAAACAATTAAAAAGCACCAGCAGGTAAATTTTAGAGGTGCCCAATTAGTTTTGTTGCATGGGGATAATCTGCCATATACGTTTGGTCGATACATCTTTGTTTCTGAAGAGTTATATCGGATGGGAAAGATAGAAGAAGAGTTGTACTTACACGAACTCGCTCATGTGCGTCAATGGCATTCCATAGATGTACTAGTGGTAGAAGTGCTTCAAGTATTCTTTTGGTTTAATCCTATTTTAATACTGTATAAAAAAGTAATTCAACTCAATCACGAATTTTTAGCAGACAGCCAAGTGATTCAAGAGTTCCCCACAATAGCCTCCTACCAACATCTTTTACTAGATAAAATAGCACAAAAACAATCTGTATCACTAACCAGTAATTTTAATTTTTTATCAACTAAAAAACGTTTAACAATGATGACAAAAAACACTTCATGGTTAAAGGCGTATTCCCTTGCTTCAATGACCATACCGCTATTTTGTGGGTTACTAGTTTTGTTTAGCAACAAAGTAGAAGCCCAAATAACTCCAAGTAAAACGGAGATAAAAAAAGAACTAGAGTTGAAAGAGATGTATTTTCAACATGCAACCTTTGTAATTTCTAGAAACAAGGATCAGAAGGTATATAAATCTTATAATACCTTAACTGAGGAAAAGAAGCGTATGTTGCCACCACCGCCACCAATGCAAGATCAATCGAAGGAACTAAAACCTCTTCCTGAAGGAACATTGGTGTATTTAGATCAAGACAATAAAGTACGAATTAGTATGGCTGCTAATGGAGACATTCCACCGCCACCACCACCACCTTGCCCTCCAACTCCGCTAGCGCCACCACCACCAAGTCCAAAGCCATTCCCAGAGGCTTATCCATCACCTAAAGCTCAACCTAAAAAGTTTCCTAAAAGGGAGGCAACCGTAGGAATGATGGAAGAATTTAATGCTATTATAAGACATTATAATGCTCAGCCGAACGAAGAAAAAAGACTTGAAGAAAAAGATTTAGCACGTTTAGTGGCCACTCGTGCATTGATGTCAAAAGAACAGGCTGATAAGATAGATGCTTCCTATGTTTCAATTGCCAATAAGGAGGTAGAGAGACTCAAAAAAGAAGGTCGTTTTAGAGCGGATAGATAA
- a CDS encoding putative porin — MSDLQAQQRVASRKSKKIKIIGDTTKVYYTYLSNPTERLLVDSSLYEFEEVNATWNERKWYVSLTGLLATPSFDLVYQPELKGGFRVGLDQFKLYQLGRNDIKYYQIKDNRPYTDLYYSQINQKNNFVKADFAHKFSENFYLALQYSLANQTGFFSHQRLRNQNVGATLRFLSNDFKYHGYLNFFTNAIKHENNGGVLQDTVIGLGTDFLANVNVNSTTAQTQYNLTEVSYTHFLYNNKTDSIKAKTAATNEWSHRITYQFNRYKFFDKLPPTNGAIYGIAYVNPRGIRQFIRHQLLENELSFRQALGGSLTSAPLWVKAYVRHSWNAVYQEPITFDIHNITAGLIAQNNPQFKFKYRLEGRLTWAERQLDFFAKGRVGYDLGVLGYLEGSALFQRYQPSLIDRQLYVSWDQIWDNNLSFKQVQEINFGGTYTYKLDRKNWGLDFKGEVLNHTLSNWIYYDSSQVHQATESVNILQVKAQGNFRIWKLNLDNQVIWQPVLAGEEYVRLPELLLKHNLYFQSYIFKRAMLAKVGVLFYYHTPYKADGYAPLTGAFYNQNSFTTSIDPRLDFYASFRIWQFRFFARAENLLYFVYERNYATAYRHPVTNFVVRFGISWRLFD; from the coding sequence ATGTCTGATTTGCAAGCACAGCAGAGAGTTGCTTCTAGAAAGAGTAAGAAAATAAAAATCATAGGAGATACCACAAAGGTTTATTACACTTACTTATCCAATCCTACGGAAAGACTACTAGTAGATTCAAGTTTATATGAATTTGAAGAGGTAAATGCAACTTGGAACGAAAGAAAATGGTACGTAAGTTTAACAGGGTTGTTGGCAACACCAAGTTTTGATCTAGTCTATCAGCCTGAACTAAAAGGAGGATTTAGAGTGGGCTTAGACCAATTTAAGTTATATCAATTAGGACGCAACGATATAAAGTATTATCAAATAAAAGATAACCGCCCTTATACAGATTTGTATTATTCGCAAATAAATCAAAAGAACAACTTTGTAAAAGCAGATTTTGCCCATAAATTTAGCGAAAATTTTTATCTAGCATTACAATATAGTTTGGCGAACCAAACAGGTTTTTTTAGCCATCAACGACTACGAAATCAAAATGTAGGGGCAACCCTTCGTTTTCTTTCCAATGACTTTAAGTACCATGGTTATCTCAACTTTTTTACCAATGCCATTAAACATGAAAATAATGGAGGTGTATTGCAAGATACTGTTATTGGTTTAGGAACAGATTTTTTGGCAAATGTGAATGTTAACAGTACAACCGCTCAAACACAATATAACCTTACCGAAGTTAGTTATACGCATTTTTTGTACAACAATAAAACAGACTCTATAAAAGCTAAGACAGCTGCTACAAATGAGTGGAGTCATCGAATAACCTACCAATTTAACCGATATAAATTTTTTGATAAATTGCCTCCAACCAATGGCGCAATTTATGGAATCGCTTATGTCAATCCTAGAGGCATAAGGCAGTTTATAAGGCATCAATTATTAGAAAACGAATTGAGTTTTAGGCAAGCATTGGGAGGTAGTCTTACTTCAGCACCACTTTGGGTAAAAGCCTATGTCCGCCATAGTTGGAATGCTGTATATCAAGAGCCAATCACGTTTGATATTCACAATATAACAGCCGGGCTGATTGCCCAAAACAATCCTCAGTTTAAATTTAAATATAGGTTAGAAGGGCGTTTGACTTGGGCAGAAAGACAGTTGGACTTTTTTGCTAAAGGTCGTGTTGGATATGACTTGGGGGTATTGGGCTATTTAGAAGGGAGTGCCTTGTTTCAGCGCTACCAGCCTAGTTTGATAGATCGACAACTGTATGTATCTTGGGATCAAATTTGGGATAATAATTTATCATTCAAACAGGTTCAAGAAATTAATTTTGGAGGAACTTATACTTACAAGTTAGATCGGAAAAACTGGGGATTAGATTTTAAAGGCGAGGTACTCAATCACACCTTGAGCAATTGGATTTATTATGACTCTAGTCAGGTACATCAAGCGACAGAATCTGTCAATATTTTACAAGTAAAAGCACAGGGGAATTTTAGAATTTGGAAGTTGAACTTAGACAATCAAGTCATTTGGCAGCCTGTTTTGGCAGGGGAAGAGTATGTTCGATTGCCAGAGCTGTTGCTAAAGCATAATTTGTATTTCCAAAGTTATATATTTAAACGTGCGATGTTGGCAAAAGTTGGAGTTTTGTTTTATTATCATACGCCTTATAAGGCAGATGGATACGCTCCTCTAACAGGGGCTTTTTACAATCAAAACAGTTTTACAACAAGCATTGATCCTCGTTTAGATTTTTATGCTAGTTTCCGAATTTGGCAATTCCGATTTTTTGCACGGGCTGAAAATTTGCTGTATTTTGTTTACGAACGAAATTATGCAACTGCCTATCGTCATCCTGTGACAAATTTTGTGGTGCGTTTTGGCATTTCTTGGCGTTTGTTTGATTAG
- a CDS encoding DUF3089 domain-containing protein, with protein sequence MKTSLLKLSILIINCTLLTSCSRLSLMVFIKPPVKFQTEKVPPAPDYSDYNNWHKPHLRGEDKTTDVFYVHPTTYITGKGWNQALDDEHVNWRTRVLPLNYQAATFYKDCRMFIPKYRQAIFYSFVDKKENGKKALEVAYQDVRKAFYYYIEHLNEGRPFILAAHSQGSYHSQRLLAEVLQDSLIKSKLIVAYVLGWPIKEHYVKESLPIGVCSTATQTGCLVSWNTESGNPKLSLVEKIGEGEPIVCVNPLSWNLDTTYVPKTENLGALQPNKKTKIDEIILDYCDAKIENDALKITPPANQSTLQMPMGKGNYHLYDYSFFFQNIRENARDRIQAYEQSKRHSEAQSRLNLQE encoded by the coding sequence ATGAAAACTAGTCTCTTAAAATTATCTATACTAATAATCAACTGCACCTTGTTAACTTCTTGCAGTCGTTTGTCGTTGATGGTGTTTATCAAACCACCAGTTAAGTTTCAGACGGAGAAGGTTCCGCCAGCGCCCGATTATTCGGATTATAACAATTGGCACAAACCCCATCTAAGAGGAGAAGATAAAACAACAGATGTATTTTATGTGCACCCTACCACATATATTACAGGCAAAGGATGGAATCAAGCGTTGGACGATGAGCATGTTAATTGGAGGACGAGGGTATTGCCGTTAAATTATCAAGCTGCCACATTTTATAAAGATTGTAGAATGTTTATACCGAAGTACCGACAAGCTATTTTTTATTCTTTTGTTGATAAAAAAGAGAATGGCAAAAAAGCTTTGGAAGTAGCTTATCAAGATGTTCGAAAAGCGTTTTACTATTATATAGAACACCTGAACGAAGGTAGACCTTTTATTTTAGCTGCTCATAGTCAAGGTTCTTACCACAGTCAACGCTTGTTAGCAGAAGTATTGCAAGATTCTTTGATAAAATCCAAATTGATCGTTGCCTATGTACTAGGTTGGCCCATCAAAGAACATTATGTAAAGGAAAGTTTACCTATTGGCGTTTGTTCTACGGCAACCCAAACGGGCTGCCTTGTTTCGTGGAACACGGAAAGTGGGAATCCCAAATTGAGTTTGGTTGAAAAAATTGGAGAAGGAGAACCGATTGTGTGTGTCAATCCTTTGTCTTGGAATCTAGATACGACATACGTTCCCAAAACAGAAAATTTAGGGGCGCTACAACCCAACAAAAAGACAAAAATAGATGAAATTATTTTAGATTATTGTGATGCAAAAATAGAAAATGATGCTTTGAAAATTACGCCTCCAGCCAATCAGTCTACGTTGCAAATGCCAATGGGAAAAGGAAATTATCACTTGTACGATTATAGTTTCTTTTTTCAGAATATTAGAGAAAATGCAAGAGATAGAATCCAAGCTTATGAACAGAGCAAACGTCACTCAGAAGCTCAATCGAGACTTAATTTGCAAGAATGA
- a CDS encoding alkaline phosphatase PhoX, which yields MKSTRRSFLKMMGAVSLGFSGLQTFAHELKHDLLVNGYGPLEDQGILKLPKGFSFKIIAEKGSTMHDGLLLPGRGDGMGTFEGKNGRVILIRNHENSPGYLTDSPFGYSNQYLHRANSKRIYDMGYNKYPHLGGTTTSIYNEKTQQVEKVFMSLAGTGRNCAGGVTPWGSWLTCEEYVYIKDDVHEKRHGYVFEVPATEKIGLKYPVPLKAMGRFNHEAVAVDPRTGIVYLTEDRHEGLFYRFIPNVKGELHKRGKLQALAFVWKSGMDTRNWDEARLKPGIKYAVKWIDMEDVDTDKDDLRIRGHATGSAIFARGEGIWFGEKELYFACTNGGQLKTGQIFKYIPSQYEGTYKEERKGNECRLELYAEPNDTSVLRYCDNLTVAPWGDVVFCEDGIKPRIFGITPKGKFYQIAENIGYQSEFAGVCFSPSGKTLFVNIQVPGLTLAITGDWSKWHE from the coding sequence ATGAAATCAACGCGTAGAAGTTTTTTAAAAATGATGGGGGCTGTCAGTTTAGGATTTTCTGGATTGCAAACTTTTGCACATGAACTCAAACACGATTTGTTGGTAAATGGGTATGGACCTTTAGAAGATCAAGGAATATTGAAATTACCCAAAGGGTTTTCTTTTAAGATTATTGCAGAGAAAGGCTCAACCATGCACGATGGCTTATTGTTGCCAGGAAGAGGGGATGGAATGGGGACTTTTGAAGGAAAAAATGGTCGAGTCATTTTAATTCGAAATCATGAAAACTCACCAGGCTATTTGACCGATTCCCCCTTTGGATATAGCAATCAATATTTGCACCGAGCAAATTCAAAACGAATTTATGACATGGGATATAATAAGTATCCTCATTTGGGAGGGACTACTACTAGTATTTATAATGAAAAAACACAACAAGTAGAAAAAGTGTTTATGAGTTTGGCAGGAACTGGGCGAAATTGTGCTGGAGGGGTGACACCTTGGGGATCGTGGCTGACTTGTGAGGAATACGTTTATATTAAAGATGACGTACATGAAAAAAGGCATGGCTACGTATTTGAAGTGCCTGCAACCGAAAAAATAGGATTAAAATACCCTGTGCCTCTCAAAGCTATGGGGCGTTTTAATCACGAGGCTGTTGCGGTCGATCCTCGTACAGGTATTGTTTATTTAACAGAAGATAGACACGAAGGTCTGTTTTATCGTTTTATTCCAAATGTAAAAGGAGAATTGCACAAGCGTGGTAAGTTGCAAGCATTGGCATTTGTTTGGAAATCAGGAATGGATACGCGCAATTGGGACGAAGCTCGGCTAAAACCAGGAATAAAGTATGCTGTTAAGTGGATTGATATGGAAGATGTAGATACAGACAAAGATGATCTGAGGATTCGTGGACATGCCACAGGCAGTGCTATTTTTGCACGAGGAGAGGGGATTTGGTTTGGTGAAAAAGAACTGTACTTTGCCTGTACCAATGGTGGTCAACTAAAAACAGGGCAAATTTTTAAGTATATACCAAGCCAATACGAGGGCACGTATAAGGAGGAACGAAAAGGGAATGAATGTAGATTAGAGTTGTACGCAGAACCCAACGATACTTCTGTTCTTAGGTATTGTGATAACTTAACAGTTGCCCCTTGGGGCGATGTGGTGTTTTGTGAGGATGGGATTAAGCCGAGAATTTTTGGAATTACTCCCAAAGGAAAATTTTATCAAATTGCTGAAAACATAGGTTATCAATCCGAATTTGCAGGTGTTTGTTTTTCTCCATCGGGAAAAACGCTATTTGTAAATATTCAAGTGCCTGGCTTGACCTTAGCAATTACAGGTGATTGGAGTAAATGGCATGAATAG
- a CDS encoding protein kinase domain-containing protein, with protein MKTLKDFFEKYEVDQTASLDQKNFGSVYKTIDKETNKVWAAKISEVHPNFDQGIFEERYHAAKELEHPNLMPYSENYRFAEGIITTIALMPLLNLGDLNQQLYLENADKKLIADQVLDGLYYLHAQGIVWQNLSARHILLQKEFGNYVPVFINYGNKNKVPLAFFSDYEYLAPEQFEQTAEVSEQTDIWAYGVLLYKLWTGRLPFGEKSASLTNAKIQDRIVGEEDWELGLLDEIPQPYQKIVEKCLKREKEMRWGNCGEIIAVIKNWEPPTHVPLVLEEEETIETRRFLRKPNRPVVWWQVVLLFILAAILGYYLG; from the coding sequence ATGAAAACTTTAAAGGATTTTTTTGAAAAATACGAGGTAGATCAAACCGCCTCACTGGACCAAAAAAACTTTGGGAGCGTTTATAAGACTATAGATAAAGAAACAAATAAGGTTTGGGCAGCCAAAATTAGTGAAGTACATCCTAACTTTGATCAAGGGATTTTTGAGGAGCGATATCACGCAGCTAAGGAGTTGGAACATCCCAACTTAATGCCTTATTCGGAAAATTATCGTTTTGCAGAGGGGATTATAACAACAATTGCCTTGATGCCATTGTTAAATTTAGGAGATTTAAACCAACAACTGTACTTAGAAAACGCAGACAAGAAGTTGATTGCAGATCAAGTTTTAGATGGACTTTATTATCTGCATGCCCAAGGAATTGTGTGGCAAAATTTATCTGCTAGGCACATTCTATTGCAAAAAGAGTTTGGTAATTATGTTCCTGTGTTTATCAATTATGGCAACAAAAATAAAGTTCCATTAGCGTTTTTTTCAGACTACGAATACCTAGCACCTGAGCAGTTTGAGCAGACGGCAGAAGTTAGTGAGCAAACCGATATCTGGGCATATGGTGTATTGTTGTATAAATTGTGGACAGGACGTTTGCCTTTTGGTGAGAAAAGTGCCAGTTTAACCAATGCTAAAATACAAGATAGAATTGTGGGAGAGGAGGATTGGGAATTAGGTTTGTTGGATGAAATCCCGCAACCTTATCAAAAAATTGTCGAAAAGTGCCTTAAAAGAGAAAAAGAAATGCGCTGGGGCAATTGTGGAGAAATTATTGCGGTCATAAAAAACTGGGAACCACCAACTCATGTGCCTTTAGTTTTGGAAGAAGAGGAGACAATTGAGACGAGACGATTTTTGCGAAAACCCAATCGACCTGTAGTCTGGTGGCAGGTCGTTCTACTATTTATCTTAGCAGCAATACTAGGCTATTATTTGGGATAA
- a CDS encoding type IX secretion system membrane protein PorP/SprF: protein MKRLNYILFGCLLFITTKSWAQQPTQYSMYMLNKYAYNNAYNGLDESLSITGVFRKQWVGFPGSPLNINFNAHLPIEYISSGVGLGFEYDAIGAYQNLSIRGSYSYIVDLGKSGKLSLGVAGRFLQKSLDGSKLLTPEGNYELGIDHNDPNVPIANETGMSFSMDAAAYYKHRFFEIGVAAINLTQPTLDLATDASVTYNRGYFFSAAGNIKLTDKFYLHPSFLLKTDFIKFQPEIAVILKWNNNIFGGVAFRGYDNTSTDAVVFLVGMQITKNIMLAYSYDLSVGSLQSYNSGSHEVVLNYNLNKKIGKEIPSKIIYNPRFL from the coding sequence ATGAAAAGACTTAACTATATACTGTTTGGTTGTTTATTGTTTATCACAACAAAAAGTTGGGCGCAGCAACCGACTCAATATTCTATGTACATGCTAAATAAGTATGCTTATAATAATGCCTATAATGGCTTAGATGAATCGCTTAGTATAACAGGCGTATTTAGAAAACAGTGGGTCGGATTTCCTGGTAGTCCTCTTAATATCAATTTTAATGCACATTTGCCAATTGAATATATCAGTAGTGGAGTTGGATTGGGATTTGAATACGATGCCATAGGAGCTTATCAAAACTTATCCATTAGAGGCTCTTACAGTTATATTGTAGACTTAGGCAAAAGTGGAAAGCTGTCGTTGGGAGTGGCAGGGCGATTTTTGCAAAAAAGTTTGGACGGTTCTAAGTTGCTTACACCCGAAGGAAACTACGAACTAGGAATTGACCACAACGACCCTAATGTGCCAATAGCGAATGAAACAGGAATGTCTTTTAGTATGGATGCAGCGGCTTATTACAAACATCGTTTTTTTGAAATAGGAGTAGCTGCTATTAATCTGACCCAGCCTACATTAGATTTGGCAACAGATGCTTCTGTAACTTACAATAGAGGCTATTTCTTTAGTGCTGCTGGAAATATCAAGTTGACAGACAAGTTCTATTTGCACCCTTCTTTTCTCTTAAAAACAGATTTTATAAAATTTCAACCAGAAATTGCCGTTATTTTAAAATGGAACAACAATATTTTTGGAGGAGTAGCGTTTAGAGGGTATGATAATACTTCGACAGATGCTGTTGTCTTTCTTGTAGGAATGCAAATTACCAAAAATATAATGTTAGCCTACTCCTATGATTTGTCTGTAGGAAGTCTTCAATCTTACAACAGTGGATCTCATGAAGTAGTGTTAAATTACAATCTTAATAAAAAAATTGGGAAAGAAATACCTTCAAAAATTATCTATAACCCTAGATTTTTATAA